The proteins below come from a single Cannabis sativa cultivar Pink pepper isolate KNU-18-1 chromosome 3, ASM2916894v1, whole genome shotgun sequence genomic window:
- the LOC115711579 gene encoding protein MIZU-KUSSEI 1 — translation MKTVMAKNTLDSSSSKRHFHWTKKVGHEENDDVEPETKPSFSSSSSFSSDEVDKKKEAMAEVILGHTPTTKDPDPPRNAAQTLKKKLPAVAVARLRSVLTAFGRNRAGLSSGLGNRVVGTLFGSRRGHVHFAFQKDPNSEPAFLIELATPISGLVREMASGLVRIALECDKEKEREDEKLKRGGVRLLEENVWRTYCNGKKCGFATRRDCGPKDWKILKAVEPISMGAGVLPGLGLVEENNNSSDNKASGSDNGGGDGGELMYMRAKFERIVGSRDSEAFYMMNPDSNGAPELSIYLLRV, via the coding sequence ATGAAGACAGTCATGGCCAAAAACACTCTAGACTCCTCCTCCTCAAAACGACACTTCCACTGGACCAAGAAGGTCGGACACGAAGAAAACGACGACGTTGAGCCTGAAACAAAAccctctttttcttcttcttcttctttttcttccgaTGAAGTGGACAAGAAGAAAGAGGCAATGGCCGAGGTAATACTGGGTCATACTCCAACTACTAAAGATCCAGACCCACCTCGGAACGCAGCTCAGACTCTCAAAAAGAAGCTCCCAGCAGTGGCAGTGGCTCGGCTCCGGTCAGTCCTGACAGCCTTCGGGCGGAACCGAGCTGGGCTTTCTTCCGGGCTCGGAAACCGGGTGGTGGGTACACTGTTCGGGTCGAGACGAGGTCACGTGCACTTTGCGTTCCAGAAGGACCCAAACTCAGAGCCGGCGTTCCTGATCGAGCTAGCCACGCCGATAAGCGGTCTGGTCCGTGAAATGGCGTCGGGTCTTGTTCGAATAGCTTTGGAGTGTGACaaggagaaagagagagaggatgaaaaattgaaaagagGAGGGGTCAGATTGTTGGAAGAAAATGTTTGGAGGACTTATTGCAATGGCAAAAAATGTGGGTTTGCTACCAGGAGGGATTGTGGGCCTAAAGATTGGAAGATTTTGAAAGCTGTTGAGCCCATTTCAATGGGGGCCGGTGTCTTACCTGGGCTTGGGCTTGTTGAAGAGAATAATAACAGCAGTGATAACAAGGCTTCTGGGTCTGATAATGGAGGAGGAGATGGTGGTGAGCTCATGTACATGAGAGCTAAGTTTGAGAGAATTGTGGGGTCCAGAGATTCTGAAGCTTTTTATATGATGAACCCAGATAGCAATGGTGCTCCTGA